The Cellulomonas fulva genome includes a window with the following:
- a CDS encoding DNA recombination protein RmuC, which yields MDGQMLLGLVVGLALGGAVGAAVAWAVAARRAEAQVGAAHVAAAQATARLESERAAAADRLAAALGDGERLAEQFRALAADALSQSSEQFLALASQRFAADRQTQVGELAQREQAVRALVEPLTRTLDEVRGQLTAVQRSRAESDAALREQVEAMRTVSEGVRTETAQLATALRASQVRGRWGEMQLRRVVEAAGMLAHVDFVEQEQVRTDDGLQRPDMVVRLAGGKQVVVDAKVAFLGYLDAVQASDERTRAERLAAHARHVRTHVDQLAAKRYWDQFAPAPEFVVMFVPAEAFLHAALEQDASLWEYAAERNVIVATPTTLLALLRTVAYGWRQDALAANAQAVLDLGKQLHGRLATLGGHLARLGRSLDGAAQAYNQTVGSLETRVLVSARRFADLGVVDAPLETPAAANPQLSAISAPELLASAADQLVSLEGFDTSAERDARALDAEVTRSAGAATPQPGGSAPGAVAGA from the coding sequence ATGGACGGACAGATGCTTCTCGGCCTCGTCGTCGGCCTGGCGCTCGGCGGGGCGGTCGGTGCCGCCGTCGCGTGGGCGGTGGCCGCCCGGCGCGCGGAGGCTCAGGTGGGCGCCGCGCATGTCGCGGCCGCGCAGGCCACCGCACGGCTCGAGTCGGAGCGGGCGGCGGCCGCGGACCGGCTCGCGGCGGCGCTCGGGGACGGCGAGCGGCTGGCCGAGCAGTTCCGGGCGCTCGCGGCGGACGCCCTGTCCCAGAGCTCCGAGCAGTTCCTCGCGCTCGCCTCGCAGCGGTTCGCCGCGGACCGGCAGACCCAGGTGGGCGAGCTCGCCCAGCGTGAGCAGGCCGTCCGGGCGCTGGTGGAGCCGCTGACCCGGACGCTCGACGAGGTGCGGGGCCAGCTCACCGCGGTCCAGCGCTCGCGTGCCGAGAGCGACGCCGCGCTGCGCGAGCAGGTGGAGGCCATGCGCACGGTCTCCGAGGGCGTGCGCACCGAGACCGCGCAGCTCGCCACGGCGTTGCGGGCCTCCCAGGTCCGGGGCCGGTGGGGGGAGATGCAGCTGCGGCGGGTCGTGGAGGCGGCGGGCATGCTCGCCCACGTCGACTTCGTCGAGCAGGAGCAGGTGCGGACCGACGACGGGCTGCAGCGGCCGGACATGGTGGTGCGGCTGGCCGGGGGCAAGCAGGTGGTCGTCGACGCCAAGGTCGCGTTCCTCGGGTACCTCGACGCCGTGCAGGCGTCCGACGAGCGCACGCGGGCCGAGCGGCTCGCGGCGCACGCCCGCCACGTGCGCACCCACGTCGACCAGCTGGCGGCCAAGCGGTACTGGGACCAGTTCGCCCCCGCACCCGAGTTCGTCGTGATGTTCGTCCCCGCGGAGGCGTTCCTGCACGCCGCGCTCGAGCAGGACGCGTCGTTGTGGGAGTACGCAGCGGAGCGCAACGTGATCGTCGCGACCCCGACGACGCTGCTGGCCCTCCTGAGGACGGTCGCCTACGGCTGGCGCCAGGACGCGCTGGCGGCCAACGCACAGGCGGTGCTCGACCTCGGCAAGCAGCTGCACGGCCGGCTCGCCACGTTGGGCGGGCACCTGGCGCGCCTCGGCCGCTCGCTCGACGGCGCCGCGCAGGCGTACAACCAGACGGTCGGCTCCCTCGAGACGCGGGTGCTGGTCAGCGCCCGCCGGTTCGCCGACCTCGGCGTCGTGGACGCGCCGCTGGAGACGCCCGCGGCGGCGAACCCCCAGCTGTCCGCGATCAGCGCGCCCGAGCTGCTGGCGTCGGCCGCCGACCAGCTCGTCAGCCTCGAGGGGTTCGACACGAGCGCGGAACGTGACGCGCGGGCGCTGGACGCGGAGGTCACCCGATCGGCGGGCGCCGCGACCCCGCAGCCGGGTGGGTCCGCGCCGGGTGCCGTCGCCGGTGCCTGA
- a CDS encoding 4-hydroxy-3-methylbut-2-enyl diphosphate reductase: MVVTTSPPTKRVLLAAPRGYCAGVDRAVDAVEKALEHYGAPVYVRKEIVHNKYVVESLAARGAIFVHETDEVPEGARVVFSAHGVSPAVHASAAARSLQTIDATCPLVTKVHKEAVRFAADDFDILLIGHEGHEEVEGTQGEAPERIQVVNSPDAVDDVVVRDPERVVWISQTTLSVDETMETVRRLRERFPALQDPPSDDICYATQNRQVAVKKIAPQCDVVITVGSANSSNSVRLVEVALESGARSSYRIDKAAELDPAWFVGAETVGVTSGASVPEILVRDVLDVLASLGFGTVEEVRTATEDLMFSLPRELRADLKAAGHAPARPRREARRTLDITPV; this comes from the coding sequence GTGGTCGTGACGACTTCTCCCCCCACCAAGCGCGTGCTCCTCGCCGCCCCGCGCGGGTACTGCGCCGGCGTCGACCGCGCGGTCGACGCGGTCGAGAAGGCGCTCGAGCACTACGGCGCCCCCGTGTACGTCCGCAAGGAGATCGTGCACAACAAGTACGTGGTCGAGTCCCTCGCCGCGCGCGGCGCGATCTTCGTGCACGAGACCGACGAGGTGCCCGAGGGCGCCCGCGTCGTGTTCTCCGCGCACGGCGTCTCGCCGGCGGTGCACGCGTCCGCCGCGGCGCGGTCGCTGCAGACCATCGACGCCACGTGCCCGCTGGTCACCAAGGTGCACAAGGAGGCCGTCCGGTTCGCCGCCGACGACTTCGACATCCTGCTGATCGGGCACGAGGGTCACGAGGAGGTCGAGGGCACGCAGGGCGAGGCGCCTGAGCGGATCCAGGTCGTGAACTCGCCGGACGCGGTCGACGACGTGGTGGTCCGTGACCCCGAGCGCGTCGTGTGGATCTCGCAGACCACGCTGTCGGTCGACGAGACGATGGAGACCGTGCGGCGGCTGCGCGAGCGGTTCCCCGCGCTCCAGGACCCGCCCTCCGACGACATCTGCTACGCGACGCAGAACCGCCAGGTGGCCGTGAAGAAGATCGCGCCGCAGTGCGACGTGGTCATCACGGTCGGCTCCGCGAACTCGTCGAACTCCGTCCGCCTGGTGGAGGTCGCGCTCGAGAGCGGCGCGCGCTCGTCGTACCGGATCGACAAGGCCGCGGAGCTGGACCCGGCGTGGTTCGTGGGCGCGGAGACCGTGGGCGTGACGTCCGGCGCGTCCGTCCCCGAGATCCTGGTGCGCGACGTGCTCGACGTGCTGGCGTCGCTCGGCTTCGGCACCGTCGAGGAGGTCCGCACGGCCACCGAGGACCTCATGTTCTCGCTGCCGCGCGAGCTGCGCGCCGACCTCAAGGCCGCCGGCCACGCCCCGGCGCGCCCGCGCCGCGAGGCCCGGCGCACCCTGGACATCACCCCCGTCTGA
- the xseA gene encoding exodeoxyribonuclease VII large subunit yields MTEQDDARREPLPLRAAETTPDRPWPVRHLAPKIADYVQRMPPVWIEGQVLDLKRWNSTCFLTLRDTDVDMSISVTTSAAVVARLGKGVGDGAHLVVHARPTYHLKRGSLAFAADDVRLVGLGELLARIEHLKGVLAAEGLFDERRKRPLPFLPRVVGLVCAQQGDAEHDVVSNARLRWPAVRFEIRRVTVQGPRAVAEVGAAIAELDARPEVEVVVVARGGGSFEDLLPFSNEALVRAAAACRTPLVSAIGHHLDAPLLDLVADLRASTPTDAAKRIVPDVAEERARLAQVRLRTRAALTQRLAREQAGLDHWRSRPALARPTTLVDAHAARVATLRDQGRRALHHAVEHASAEVRGLAAQVRALSPAATLDRGYAVVQRADGGVVRDPADVAAGDELRVRVARGELAARVEVASD; encoded by the coding sequence GTGACGGAGCAGGACGACGCCCGCCGTGAGCCCCTCCCGCTCCGGGCGGCCGAGACGACGCCGGACCGGCCGTGGCCGGTGCGGCACCTCGCGCCCAAGATCGCGGACTACGTGCAGCGCATGCCGCCCGTGTGGATCGAGGGTCAGGTGCTCGACCTCAAGCGGTGGAACTCGACGTGCTTCCTCACGCTGCGGGACACGGACGTCGACATGTCGATCTCGGTCACGACGAGCGCGGCCGTCGTCGCCCGGCTCGGCAAGGGCGTCGGGGACGGGGCGCACCTCGTCGTGCACGCCCGCCCGACGTACCACCTCAAGCGCGGCAGCCTCGCGTTCGCGGCCGACGACGTGCGGCTGGTCGGGCTCGGCGAGCTGCTCGCGCGGATCGAGCACCTCAAGGGGGTGCTCGCGGCCGAGGGCCTGTTCGACGAGCGGCGCAAGCGCCCGCTGCCGTTCCTGCCGCGCGTCGTCGGGCTGGTGTGCGCGCAGCAGGGCGACGCGGAGCACGACGTGGTGTCCAACGCGCGCCTGCGCTGGCCCGCGGTGCGCTTCGAGATCCGCCGCGTCACGGTGCAGGGGCCGCGGGCGGTGGCGGAGGTGGGCGCCGCGATCGCGGAGCTCGACGCGCGCCCGGAGGTCGAGGTCGTCGTGGTCGCACGCGGGGGCGGGTCGTTCGAGGACCTGCTGCCGTTCAGCAACGAGGCGCTGGTGCGCGCCGCCGCCGCGTGCCGCACGCCGCTGGTCAGCGCGATCGGCCACCACCTGGACGCGCCGCTGCTCGACCTGGTGGCGGACCTGCGGGCCTCGACGCCGACCGACGCCGCCAAGCGGATCGTGCCGGACGTCGCCGAGGAGCGGGCACGGCTGGCGCAGGTCCGCCTGCGCACGCGCGCGGCGCTGACCCAGCGCCTCGCCCGCGAGCAGGCCGGGCTGGACCACTGGCGCTCGCGTCCCGCGCTGGCGCGGCCCACCACGCTCGTGGACGCGCACGCGGCGCGGGTCGCGACCCTGCGCGACCAGGGCCGCCGCGCGCTGCACCACGCGGTCGAGCACGCGTCGGCCGAGGTCCGCGGGCTCGCGGCGCAGGTGCGCGCGCTGTCGCCGGCCGCCACCCTGGACCGCGGCTACGCCGTGGTGCAGCGCGCGGACGGCGGCGTCGTCCGCGACCCCGCCGACGTGGCCGCGGGCGACGAGCTGCGCGTGCGGGTCGCGCGCGGCGAGCTGGCGGCGCGCGTCGAGGTCGCGTCCGACTGA
- a CDS encoding exodeoxyribonuclease VII small subunit encodes MPKQTTRAVPDGRDPSQEQGPSDEGARSDERAPSDEQAPSDEQANADVAGLSYEQARDELVAVVARLESGAESLEESLALWERGEALAARCQQWLDGARDRLAAARGGGSDDAPHDDGTDQA; translated from the coding sequence GTGCCGAAGCAGACCACGCGAGCCGTCCCCGACGGGCGGGACCCGTCTCAGGAGCAGGGTCCGTCCGACGAGGGAGCCCGGTCCGACGAGCGAGCGCCGTCCGACGAGCAGGCCCCGTCCGACGAGCAGGCGAACGCGGACGTCGCCGGGCTGAGCTACGAGCAGGCGCGGGACGAGCTGGTCGCGGTCGTGGCACGGCTCGAGAGCGGCGCGGAGTCGCTCGAGGAGTCGCTCGCGCTCTGGGAGCGCGGGGAGGCGCTGGCCGCGCGCTGCCAGCAGTGGTTGGACGGAGCGCGGGACCGCCTGGCGGCGGCCCGCGGGGGCGGCTCGGACGACGCGCCGCACGACGACGGGACGGATCAGGCATGA
- a CDS encoding carbohydrate kinase family protein: MTQQSDQAQRPDERALVIGEALIDVVERADGTRDQHPGGSPANVALGLGRLGRAVELLTWLGEDAEGDLVRHHLRSSHVDVLVGDRSAIRTPIATAHLDNEGVATYEFDLRWDLPSAWEGDERVPLVVHTGSIATVLEPGAARVAHEVARRRPSSTVTYDPNLRPALMGSPEHAGPFVDAMVRLADVVKVSDEDLAWLHPGVAPAEIAEDWARRGPALVVVTHGGEGAFAATAAGARLQVAAPSVQVLDTVGAGDSFMGGLIDGLWTAGLLGGDRRAALHDVDAGTVEAVLERCARIAAITVSREGANPPRSDEL, translated from the coding sequence ATGACGCAGCAGTCGGATCAGGCGCAGCGGCCGGACGAGCGGGCCCTCGTGATCGGGGAGGCGCTCATCGACGTCGTCGAGCGCGCCGACGGCACCCGCGACCAGCACCCCGGCGGCAGCCCTGCCAACGTCGCGCTCGGCCTGGGGCGGCTGGGCCGCGCGGTCGAGCTGCTGACCTGGCTCGGCGAGGACGCGGAGGGCGACCTGGTGCGGCACCACCTGCGCTCGTCGCACGTGGACGTGCTGGTCGGCGACCGGTCCGCGATCCGCACCCCGATCGCGACGGCCCACCTCGACAACGAGGGCGTCGCCACCTACGAGTTCGACCTCCGGTGGGACCTGCCCTCCGCGTGGGAGGGCGACGAGCGCGTCCCGCTCGTCGTGCACACCGGCTCGATCGCGACCGTGCTCGAGCCGGGAGCGGCGCGCGTCGCGCACGAGGTGGCGCGGCGCCGGCCGTCGTCGACGGTCACCTACGACCCGAACCTGCGGCCCGCGCTGATGGGCAGCCCGGAGCACGCCGGGCCGTTCGTCGACGCGATGGTCCGGCTCGCCGACGTGGTCAAGGTCAGCGACGAGGACCTGGCGTGGCTCCACCCCGGCGTGGCCCCCGCGGAGATCGCCGAGGACTGGGCACGTCGGGGGCCGGCGCTCGTCGTCGTGACCCACGGCGGTGAGGGCGCCTTCGCGGCGACCGCCGCCGGTGCGCGCCTGCAGGTCGCCGCGCCGTCGGTGCAGGTCTTGGACACGGTCGGCGCCGGGGACTCCTTCATGGGCGGCCTCATCGACGGGCTGTGGACCGCCGGCCTCCTGGGCGGCGACCGCCGCGCCGCGCTGCACGACGTCGACGCCGGCACGGTCGAGGCGGTGCTCGAGCGCTGCGCGCGCATCGCCGCGATCACCGTGTCCCGGGAGGGCGCCAACCCTCCCCGCAGCGACGAGCTCTGA
- a CDS encoding ABC transporter ATP-binding protein — MAAITLKDIVKKYGDGFPAVKGVSLDIADGEFVILVGPSGCGKSTLLRMIVGLEDITSGELKIGDEVVNDKAPRERHLAMVFQNYALYPHLTVFENIAFPLRLQKGVFTEEQIREKVEFAANTLELQEHLQRKPANLSGGQRQRVAMGRAIVREANAFLFDEPLSNLDAKLRGQMRTEIARMQRRLGTTTVYVTHDQTEAMTLGDRVAVLRKGELQQVASPRGLYEQPVNLFVAGFIGSPPMNFLPGEVEGDVLKLPFVDVPLSDDLRSRIGDRRIVIVGIRPEHFSDAALLEDAKKEAGVAFDAEVDVTEWLGSELYAYVPFETSQEVAGKLEELDRDLDGEGMRTQLVVALDTESRVRDGDSATLSFDPAKMMVFDPESGDNLTFDEDAARTIDEQNEADRKASLERAQAREKQGARR; from the coding sequence ATGGCTGCCATCACCCTCAAGGACATCGTCAAGAAGTACGGCGACGGGTTCCCCGCCGTGAAGGGCGTGAGCCTGGACATCGCGGACGGCGAGTTCGTCATCCTCGTCGGGCCGTCCGGCTGCGGGAAGTCGACGCTGCTGCGGATGATCGTCGGGCTCGAGGACATCACCTCCGGCGAGCTCAAGATCGGCGACGAGGTCGTCAACGACAAGGCCCCCCGCGAGCGCCACCTGGCGATGGTGTTCCAGAACTACGCCCTGTACCCGCACCTCACCGTGTTCGAGAACATCGCGTTCCCGCTGCGGCTGCAGAAGGGCGTGTTCACGGAGGAGCAGATCCGCGAGAAGGTCGAGTTCGCGGCGAACACCCTCGAGCTGCAGGAGCACCTCCAGCGCAAGCCCGCCAACCTCTCCGGCGGGCAGCGGCAGCGCGTCGCCATGGGCCGGGCGATCGTCCGCGAGGCCAACGCGTTCCTGTTCGACGAGCCCCTGTCCAACCTCGACGCCAAGCTCCGGGGCCAGATGCGCACCGAGATCGCGCGCATGCAGCGGCGGCTCGGGACGACGACGGTCTACGTCACGCACGACCAGACCGAGGCCATGACGCTGGGCGACCGCGTCGCCGTGCTGCGCAAGGGTGAGCTCCAGCAGGTGGCGTCGCCGCGCGGCCTGTACGAGCAGCCGGTCAACCTCTTCGTCGCCGGGTTCATCGGCTCCCCGCCCATGAACTTCCTGCCCGGCGAGGTGGAGGGGGACGTCCTGAAGCTCCCGTTCGTCGACGTCCCGCTGTCCGACGACCTGCGCTCGCGGATCGGTGACCGGCGGATCGTGATCGTCGGCATCCGGCCCGAGCACTTCTCGGACGCCGCGCTGCTCGAGGACGCGAAGAAGGAGGCGGGCGTGGCCTTCGACGCCGAGGTCGACGTGACCGAGTGGCTGGGCTCCGAGCTCTACGCCTACGTGCCGTTCGAGACGAGCCAGGAGGTCGCGGGCAAGCTCGAGGAGCTGGACCGGGACCTCGACGGCGAAGGCATGCGCACGCAGCTCGTCGTCGCGCTCGACACCGAGTCGCGGGTCCGCGACGGCGACTCCGCCACCCTGTCCTTCGACCCGGCCAAGATGATGGTCTTCGACCCGGAGTCGGGCGACAACCTCACGTTCGACGAGGACGCCGCCAGGACCATCGACGAGCAGAACGAGGCCGACCGCAAGGCCTCCCTCGAGCGCGCCCAGGCCCGCGAGAAGCAGGGCGCTCGACGCTGA
- a CDS encoding carbohydrate ABC transporter permease: protein MSTRLKVGWGVITVLVLVYALFPVLSIFATSFKLPSELNLGTFWPGTWTTSNYDQILTGSAKDLFLPALRNSIGISLIATFIAVVLATLAAYAIARLDFPGKRLILTTALGVSIFPVISIVTPLFNLWRSIGLYDTWLGLIIPYLSLTLPISIWTLAAFFRQIPWELEQAAQVDGATSWQAFRKAIVPLAAPGVFTTALIAFFIAWNDFVYGISLTSTSAARPVPAALAFFTGASQFEEPTGAIAAAAVVVTIPVVILVLLFQRQIVSGLTQGAVKG from the coding sequence ATGTCCACACGCCTCAAGGTGGGCTGGGGCGTCATCACCGTCCTGGTCCTGGTGTACGCGCTGTTCCCCGTGCTCTCGATCTTCGCGACCTCGTTCAAGCTGCCGAGCGAGCTCAACCTGGGCACGTTCTGGCCAGGCACCTGGACCACGTCGAACTACGACCAGATCCTGACCGGCTCCGCCAAGGACCTGTTCCTGCCGGCGCTGCGCAACTCGATCGGCATCTCGCTCATCGCGACGTTCATCGCGGTGGTCCTCGCGACGCTCGCGGCCTACGCGATCGCCCGGCTCGACTTCCCCGGCAAGCGGCTCATCCTGACCACCGCCCTGGGCGTCTCGATCTTCCCGGTCATCTCGATCGTCACGCCGCTGTTCAACCTGTGGCGTTCGATCGGGCTGTACGACACCTGGCTCGGCCTGATCATCCCGTACCTCTCGCTGACGCTGCCGATCTCGATCTGGACGCTCGCGGCGTTCTTCCGGCAGATCCCCTGGGAGCTCGAGCAGGCGGCGCAGGTGGACGGCGCGACGAGCTGGCAGGCCTTCCGCAAGGCGATCGTCCCGCTCGCCGCCCCGGGCGTCTTCACCACCGCGCTGATCGCCTTCTTCATCGCGTGGAACGACTTCGTCTACGGCATCTCGCTGACCTCCACGAGCGCGGCGCGTCCGGTGCCCGCGGCGCTCGCGTTCTTCACCGGCGCCTCGCAGTTCGAGGAGCCGACGGGCGCGATCGCCGCCGCCGCGGTGGTCGTGACCATCCCCGTCGTGATCCTGGTGCTGCTGTTCCAGCGCCAGATCGTGTCCGGCCTGACCCAGGGCGCCGTCAAGGGCTGA
- a CDS encoding carbohydrate ABC transporter permease, whose product MSTTSSAAGVAQQQPASAGRGKGGRTKVARSERARDEARLGWLLAGPAFVVMLAVTVYPILQAIYDSLFSYRLTAPDDKAFNAGHNYVVVLSDPLFWQALGVTTFITVVTVVIELVLGFALALVMHRAVKSLRGVLRTAILVPYGIITVVSAFAWFYAFDINSGFVNHWFAWLPGIDENLNWFAHQGTSLFVIIASEVWKTTPFISLLLLAGLAQVPTELEEAAQVDGATWWQRLRRVLIPNMKAAIMVAVLFRALDAFRIFDNVFIMTNGANNTDVLSLLAYRTSIGRLEIGLGSAISVLLFLCVIGICFAAIKLFKVDLAGARGES is encoded by the coding sequence GTGAGCACCACCTCGAGCGCGGCCGGGGTCGCGCAGCAGCAACCGGCCTCCGCAGGACGGGGGAAGGGCGGTCGCACCAAGGTCGCCCGCAGCGAGCGGGCGCGCGACGAGGCGCGGCTCGGCTGGCTCCTGGCCGGACCCGCGTTCGTCGTCATGCTGGCCGTGACCGTCTACCCGATCCTGCAGGCGATCTACGACTCGCTGTTCTCCTACCGGCTCACCGCGCCCGACGACAAGGCGTTCAACGCCGGCCACAACTACGTCGTCGTGCTGAGCGACCCGCTGTTCTGGCAGGCGCTGGGCGTGACCACGTTCATCACCGTGGTGACCGTCGTGATCGAGTTGGTCCTCGGCTTCGCCCTGGCGCTCGTCATGCACCGCGCGGTGAAGTCGCTGCGCGGCGTCCTGCGCACCGCGATCCTGGTGCCGTACGGGATCATCACGGTGGTCTCCGCGTTCGCGTGGTTCTACGCGTTCGACATCAACTCCGGCTTCGTCAACCACTGGTTCGCGTGGCTGCCGGGGATCGACGAGAACCTCAACTGGTTCGCGCACCAGGGCACGAGCCTGTTCGTCATCATCGCGTCCGAGGTCTGGAAGACCACCCCGTTCATCTCGCTCCTGCTGCTCGCCGGCCTGGCCCAGGTCCCGACCGAGCTGGAGGAGGCCGCGCAGGTGGACGGCGCGACCTGGTGGCAGCGGCTGCGGCGGGTCCTGATCCCCAACATGAAGGCCGCGATCATGGTGGCGGTGCTGTTCCGCGCGCTGGACGCGTTCCGGATCTTCGACAACGTCTTCATCATGACCAACGGCGCGAACAACACCGACGTCCTGTCGCTGCTGGCCTACCGCACCTCGATCGGGCGCCTCGAGATCGGCCTCGGCTCGGCGATCTCGGTGCTGCTGTTCCTGTGCGTGATCGGCATCTGCTTCGCCGCGATCAAGCTCTTCAAGGTCGACCTGGCCGGCGCGAGGGGGGAGAGCTGA
- a CDS encoding sugar ABC transporter substrate-binding protein, whose translation MRRRTRGLAIAAGFALVLPLAACATDSGSTVLTWYTNPDAGGQDEIAQRCTEAADGAYRIETSVLPRDAASQREQLARRLAAQDSSIDLMSLDPPFIPELAEPGFLAPIPDDVADEVTQDVVQGAIDGSTWKDRLVAIPFWANTQLLWYRKSVAKEAGLDPEKEPVTWEQVIDAARDQDKYLGVQGAKAESLTVWINALVESAGGHVLQNPEAPADELELGLESDAGKAAAEIIGTIGKDGLGGPGLPTADENASMSLFQGDRGSFMVNWPFVWSASNAAVEEGTLDKAVVDDIGWAIYPQVDEGTDARPPYGGISLGVGAYSSHVEESFEAARCIVKPENQAYYFATNGNPPASTKAYEDPEVRKAFPMADVIRESLEKAAPRPQTPYYNEVSIGLQETWHPPASVDPETTPQDSTDYITAVLRGEALL comes from the coding sequence GTGCGACGACGCACCCGAGGCCTGGCCATCGCGGCCGGTTTCGCGCTCGTGCTGCCGCTCGCGGCCTGCGCCACCGACTCGGGGTCGACCGTGCTCACCTGGTACACCAACCCGGACGCCGGCGGGCAGGACGAGATCGCGCAGCGGTGCACCGAGGCCGCAGACGGCGCCTACCGGATCGAGACGTCGGTGCTGCCGCGCGACGCGGCGTCCCAGCGAGAGCAGCTGGCCCGCCGGCTCGCCGCGCAGGACTCGTCCATCGACCTCATGAGCCTCGACCCGCCGTTCATCCCGGAGCTCGCCGAGCCGGGCTTCCTGGCGCCCATCCCGGACGACGTGGCGGACGAGGTCACGCAGGACGTGGTGCAGGGCGCGATCGACGGCTCGACGTGGAAGGACCGGCTCGTCGCGATCCCGTTCTGGGCCAACACCCAGCTGCTGTGGTACCGCAAGTCGGTCGCCAAGGAGGCCGGCCTCGACCCCGAGAAGGAGCCGGTGACCTGGGAGCAGGTCATCGACGCGGCGCGGGACCAGGACAAGTACCTGGGCGTGCAGGGCGCCAAGGCGGAGTCGCTGACCGTCTGGATCAACGCGCTCGTCGAGTCGGCCGGCGGGCACGTCCTGCAGAACCCGGAGGCGCCGGCCGACGAGCTGGAGCTGGGGCTGGAGTCCGACGCCGGCAAGGCGGCGGCCGAGATCATCGGCACGATCGGCAAGGACGGGCTGGGCGGGCCGGGTCTGCCGACGGCCGACGAGAACGCCTCGATGAGCCTGTTCCAGGGGGACCGCGGCTCGTTCATGGTCAACTGGCCGTTCGTCTGGTCCGCGAGCAACGCGGCCGTCGAGGAGGGCACCCTCGACAAGGCGGTCGTCGACGACATCGGCTGGGCCATCTACCCGCAGGTCGACGAGGGCACGGACGCCCGCCCGCCGTACGGCGGCATCAGCCTGGGCGTCGGGGCGTACAGCTCGCACGTCGAGGAGTCGTTCGAGGCGGCGCGCTGCATCGTCAAGCCCGAGAACCAGGCGTACTACTTCGCGACCAACGGCAACCCGCCCGCCTCGACGAAGGCCTACGAGGACCCGGAGGTCCGCAAGGCGTTCCCGATGGCGGACGTGATCCGGGAGTCCCTCGAGAAGGCGGCGCCCCGCCCGCAGACGCCGTACTACAACGAGGTCTCGATCGGCCTGCAGGAGACCTGGCACCCGCCGGCCTCGGTCGACCCGGAGACCACCCCGCAGGACTCCACCGACTACATCACCGCCGTCCTGCGAGGGGAGGCACTCCTGTGA
- a CDS encoding carbonic anhydrase, protein MTTPLTPAEAWTALKAGNDRFVRDEMQHPSQDVGRRAEVEHGQAPFAVLFGCSDSRVAAEIIFDRGLGDLFVVRTAGHVLDTTVIGSIEYGVEILGTPLVVVLGHDSCGAVAAATDALAAGSVPPGFVRAVVDRVIPSIVGLVSDGGSITDVDAATLGHEHVKHTVRMLQGYSVSLATAVAEGRCAIVGLEYALADGRVRVAEVVGDIGEV, encoded by the coding sequence GTGACGACGCCGCTGACCCCCGCCGAGGCATGGACCGCGCTCAAGGCCGGCAACGACCGGTTCGTGCGCGACGAGATGCAGCACCCCTCCCAGGACGTCGGCCGGCGCGCCGAGGTCGAGCACGGGCAGGCGCCGTTCGCGGTGCTGTTCGGCTGCTCCGACTCCCGCGTCGCCGCCGAGATCATCTTCGACCGCGGGCTGGGCGACCTGTTCGTCGTCCGGACCGCGGGCCACGTGCTCGACACCACCGTGATCGGCTCGATCGAGTACGGCGTCGAGATCCTGGGCACACCGCTCGTCGTCGTCCTGGGCCACGACTCGTGCGGCGCGGTCGCCGCCGCCACCGACGCGCTCGCCGCCGGGAGCGTGCCGCCGGGCTTCGTCCGTGCGGTGGTGGACCGGGTCATCCCCAGCATCGTCGGGCTGGTCTCCGACGGCGGCTCGATCACGGACGTCGACGCCGCGACCCTGGGCCACGAGCACGTCAAGCACACCGTGCGCATGCTCCAGGGCTACTCGGTCTCGCTCGCGACCGCGGTCGCCGAGGGGCGTTGCGCGATCGTCGGGCTCGAGTACGCGCTGGCCGACGGGCGGGTCCGCGTCGCCGAGGTCGTCGGCGACATCGGCGAGGTCTGA
- a CDS encoding DUF2087 domain-containing protein: MSVDTPGTPDGRPCAAERFLEHGRLVRSPRRAQDRDLVLDHLAGRVLAPGERTDERELTARLAALVVDPVRTRRDLVEAGLVGRRGDGSVYWRERGTPHDDEPGARPRPDEPWFP; the protein is encoded by the coding sequence GTGAGCGTCGACACACCGGGTACGCCCGACGGGCGGCCGTGCGCCGCCGAGCGCTTCCTGGAGCACGGACGCCTGGTCCGCAGCCCCCGCCGGGCCCAGGACCGCGACCTGGTCCTGGACCACCTGGCCGGACGCGTGCTCGCACCGGGGGAGCGGACCGACGAGCGTGAGCTCACCGCCCGGCTCGCGGCCCTGGTCGTCGACCCCGTGCGCACCCGGCGCGACCTGGTCGAGGCCGGCCTCGTCGGCCGGCGCGGGGACGGGTCGGTCTACTGGCGCGAGCGCGGCACGCCGCACGACGACGAGCCCGGCGCCCGCCCGCGCCCCGACGAGCCCTGGTTCCCTTAG